The following coding sequences are from one Liolophura sinensis isolate JHLJ2023 chromosome 12, CUHK_Ljap_v2, whole genome shotgun sequence window:
- the LOC135479289 gene encoding uncharacterized protein LOC135479289 — protein sequence MMLVVYSTTIMMPECDILDDTESEYSGDDKVSSVVPEKLSGRVNKRFDKCLGGEKLKDLLLKHNRPENCQNMMIAQGNPEIWGKLNTSCDIRLMRRKQIKPALIRGYAAICSPHVPMMSNLFGDELCKQLKDVKETNKIGYTVASRTKTERDGQVNFLGRGRNNKKPFRYRQHQHWQSQYFLRKKSFRKDAEKK from the exons ATGATGTTAGTGGTCTATTCAACGACAATAATGATGCCAGAATGTGACATCCTTGATGACACTGAATCAGAGTATTCAGGTGATGACAAAGTCAGCTCTGTTGTCCCTGAAAAACTAAGTGGACGGGTCAACAAGAGATTTGACAAATGTCTTGGTGGTGAGAAGCTGAAAGATTTGCTTCTGAAACATAATCGACCGGAGAATTGTCAAAATATGATGATAGCCCAAGGAAATCCCGAAATCTGGGGAAAACTGAACACC TCATGTGACATACGACTAATGCGCcgaaaacaaatcaaacctGCGCTCATCAGGGGGTATGCGGCAATCTGTTCACCTCATGTGCCAATGATGAGCAATTTGTTCGGGGACGAACTGTGCAAACAACTGAAGGATGTAAAAGAAACTAACAAAATAGGCTACACAGTAGCTTCGAGGACTAAGACTGAACGTGACGGCCAGGTCAATTTTTTAGGCCGGGGCCGGAACAACAAGAAGCCATTTCGGTACAGGCAACATCAACACTGGCAGTCCCAGTACTTCCTCAGAAAGAAATCGTTCCGGAAGGATGCCGAGAAAAAGTAA
- the LOC135479828 gene encoding mannan endo-1,4-beta-mannosidase-like — MSHQHHEDELCDIKSMTGDYPGIIGFNLADLDTNGLDMISELGKRAYARGNLIAFHMEMSNPVTGGPNLIKQDSGEVLHTVRRILPGGDKHQKLLSILDALAAFVHTFKDDQGHYIPVIFRPFHENNAKWFWYGQNNAAQNTPDDYTKLWRFTVEYLRDTKQVHNFLYVYAPSDQYLDFHKDGAATAYLKTFPGDAYVDVMAFDGYHNVFTDALVPTYVHHVHELVVEAERRGKIPAIAEIGLQHNGIEKNHSFWMNRVLSPIKASPVTRRLAYIMTWTNRCAQACSIWLPYKGHPSEADFLQFYHDNITVFSREMPDLYT; from the coding sequence ATGAGTCACCAGCACCATGAGGATGAACTTTGTGACATAAAGTCAATGACAGGAGATTATCCCGGGATTATCGGATTTAACCTTGCTGACTTAGATACTAATGGGCTGGACATGATCTCGGAACTTGGCAAGCGAGCATACGCACGTGGTAACCTAATAGCGTTTCACATGGAAATGAGCAATCCTGTAACAGGTGGCCCGAACTTGATAAAACAAGACAGCGGAGAGGTGTTGCATACTGTCCGAAGAATTTTACCAGGAGGTGACAAGCACCAGAAGTTGCTGTCCATTTTAGACGCCCTTGCTGCGTTCGTTCACACGTTCAAGGACGACCAAGGCCATTACATCCCAGTTATCTTCAGACCATTTCACGAAAACAACGCAAAGTGGTTTTGGTACGGTCAAAACAACGCGGCGCAAAACACACCCGATGATTACACGAAGTTATGGCGGTTCACCGTGGAATACCTCCGCGACACGAAACAAGTCCATAACTTCCTTTACGTCTACGCTCCGAGCGACCAATATTTGGACTTCCATAAAGATGGTGCAGCAACGGCTTATCTGAAGACCTTTCCAGGGGACGCCTACGTGGACGTAATGGCGTTTGACGGCTACCATAACGTCTTTACTGACGCTTTAGTTCCTACGTACGTCCACCATGTTCATGAGCTAGTGGTCGAGGCAGAAAGACGCGGCAAAATACCAGCCATAGCTGAAATCGGTTTACAACACAACGGCATTGAGAAGAATCACAGCTTTTGGATGAACAGAGTTCTCTCCCCTATCAAAGCCAGTCCTGTCACCAGGCGGCTGGCGTACATTATGACCTGGACCAATAGATGCGCTCAGGCCTGTTCAATATGGTTGCCTTATAAAGGACATCCATCGGAAGCCGACTTTCTCCAGTTTTATCACGACAATATAACCGTCTTCAGTCGGGAAATGCCCGATCTGTATACATAA
- the LOC135479650 gene encoding uncharacterized protein LOC135479650, with protein MKLYRDLLVLMMCGLGIASALSPSSFVESLSARGSFSDAHTLAKRQAGPLGTSIFFKYLWVSQCGYAPVYNPDEISIQVSSTLSVPNNLLDKAARLVYLLTRFMPRPLFRALSQNMSVGVFVHRQDLPSAFPEYTAKADTPQCAGRCDAECSQTCIETGDKFDTQWVYGGPRVLVASQNLNCDRDLFNDPQFGLLNLLVSEICQITGNLLPPGTSQALYQSYQTALDTNIWVSSTAMRSASDYFLQASLTWFASTRLTDLTTGGMNICGEQPCSTEIDSRKRIEELDPGLYDVMNEVYNNGRRYIRGGITVCRW; from the exons ATGAAGTTGTACCGGGATTTGTTGGTCCTTATGATGT GTGGCCTTGGAATCGCCTCTGCTCTTTCACCGTCCTCGTTCGTGGAGAGCCTCTCAGCCCGTGGATCCTTCTCTGACGCACACACCCTGGCTAAGCGCCAGGCCGGACCTCTGGGAACCTCGATATTTTTCAAGTACCTCTGGGTGAGCCAGTGTGGGTACGCGCCGGTCTATAACCCTGACGAGATAAGCATCCAAGTATCCAGTACGCTGTCTGTACCTAATAACTTATTGGACAAG GCCGCCCGATTGGTGTACCTGTTGACCCGCTTTATGCCCCGCCCACTTTTCCGGGCGCTCAGTCAGAATATGTCAGTGGGCGTGTTTGTCCACAGACAGGACCTGCCCAGTGCATTCCCAGAATACACGGCAAAAGCGGACACTCCGCAGTGTGCTG GTCGTTGTGATGCCGAGTGTAGCCAGACTTGCATAGAAACCGGCGACAAGTTTGACACCCAGTGGGTCTACGGTGGCCCCCGGGTTTTAGTTGCCTCCCAGAACCTCAACTGTGACCGGGACCTGTTCAACGATCCCCAGTTTGGTCTGCTGAATCTGCTCGTATCTGAGATATGCCAAATCACCGGGAATCTCTTACCGCCAGGAACCTCACAAGCG TTGTACCAAAGTTACCAGACCGCCCTTGACACCAATATCTGGGTCAGCTCTACAGCCATGCGCAGCGCCTCCGACTATTTCCTGCAGGCGTCGCTCACGTGGTTTGCTTCCACACGATTGACAGATTTAACAACAG GTGGGATGAATATCTGTGGAGAACAACCTTGCTCTACAGAAATCGATTCCCGGAAAAGGATTGAAGAGTTAGACCCAGGCTTGTATGACGTCATGAACGAAGTTTACAACAATGGACGTCGTTATATTAGAGGAGGAATAACCGTGTGTCGATGGTAG